Proteins encoded in a region of the Pseudomonas sp. PDNC002 genome:
- a CDS encoding TonB-dependent siderophore receptor, whose product MSRQDQHFPSKKHPLFLAIALSLAAVGPLSVPSTAIAEQAQRQNFDIPAGPLARQLNELAAQTGLLLAADAELTRDRHSQAVRGNYSAEEALDLMLMGSGLAARLSTTQGNGDRYQLVVIPKDDSALEMSETTIMGQGMGQATENSGSYTPGLTSVGSKTPTSLKETPQSVSVITRQLMDDRQIADLNDAMKAVPGITVQSNTFRIQDFYSRGFAIQNIQLDGAAPMALGTTAGSFYSSNVYDMAEFDHVEVLRGSSALFGGTGDPGGIINLVRKRPLDTYQLKFSASAGSWDNYRSELDVTGPMGLDGKLRGRMVVAYQDRQYFVDNRATDKPLVYGVMEADLTDSTLLTAGLRFNKVHETGTASALPRYSDGADLGLPRHTGLSTTWAYADGFSREYFAKVDQRLNDDWKLNLSYTNIYDTIETNNATTLGSVNPVTGTGVTRYGTWITQWSEQNLWDANVSGNFSLFGLNHQLTVGGDYQDIDSRWQGTPRFASAGGAVDVFDPNSTPWTDPGVRPDITRDYSPNSQTQYGLYSSLRLQLAEPLHLILGARVQRYKFDQTYQSLANGTWNVQSRVDMREPTKTTPFGGIVYDLTDEWAAYASYAEIFKPQQNYMAGPLGSGSTLDPMTGKTYETGLKGELFGGAVNTSVALYYTKREDQAVLDPNYDATSVLFGGNCCYVNGGEVTSKGIDMEISGELLPDWMLMASYTLNLNKNRTDGGELSTITPKHMAKLFSTYRLPGDWSKFRVGGGVDIQSATKVSGTASTYDSNGNVVQSNVPFDYQQSGYAIWNALVDYQVDEHWNVALNGNNLFDKKYYQTVGTSTYGNVYGDPRNVMLTVRATY is encoded by the coding sequence ATGTCACGCCAAGACCAGCACTTCCCGAGCAAAAAGCATCCCCTGTTTCTCGCCATCGCCCTGAGCCTCGCCGCCGTCGGCCCGCTCTCGGTGCCCTCCACCGCAATCGCCGAGCAAGCCCAGCGGCAGAACTTCGACATCCCCGCCGGCCCCCTCGCCCGCCAGCTCAACGAGCTCGCCGCGCAGACCGGCCTGCTGCTCGCCGCCGACGCCGAGCTGACCCGCGACCGCCACAGCCAGGCCGTGCGCGGCAACTACAGCGCCGAGGAAGCGCTGGACCTGATGCTGATGGGCAGCGGCCTCGCCGCGCGACTCAGCACGACGCAAGGCAACGGCGACCGCTACCAACTGGTGGTGATTCCCAAGGACGACAGCGCCCTGGAAATGAGCGAGACCACCATCATGGGCCAGGGCATGGGCCAGGCCACGGAGAACTCCGGCAGCTACACGCCGGGCCTGACCAGCGTCGGCTCGAAGACGCCGACCTCGCTGAAGGAGACTCCGCAATCGGTCTCGGTGATCACCCGCCAACTGATGGACGACCGCCAGATCGCCGACCTCAACGACGCCATGAAGGCCGTGCCGGGCATCACCGTGCAGAGCAACACCTTCCGCATCCAGGACTTCTACTCGCGCGGCTTCGCCATCCAGAACATCCAGCTCGACGGCGCCGCGCCCATGGCCCTGGGCACCACCGCCGGCTCGTTCTATTCCTCGAACGTCTACGACATGGCCGAGTTCGACCACGTCGAAGTGCTGCGCGGCAGCTCGGCGCTATTCGGCGGCACCGGCGATCCGGGCGGCATCATCAACCTCGTACGCAAGCGCCCGCTGGACACCTACCAGCTCAAGTTCAGCGCCTCCGCCGGCAGCTGGGACAACTACCGCAGCGAGTTGGACGTCACCGGCCCCATGGGCCTCGACGGCAAGCTGCGTGGGCGCATGGTAGTGGCCTACCAGGACCGCCAGTACTTCGTCGACAACCGCGCCACCGACAAGCCGCTGGTCTACGGGGTGATGGAAGCCGACCTGACCGACTCGACCCTGCTCACCGCCGGCCTGCGCTTCAACAAGGTCCACGAGACCGGCACCGCTTCCGCCCTGCCGCGCTACAGCGACGGCGCCGACCTTGGCCTGCCGCGCCACACCGGGCTGTCCACCACCTGGGCCTATGCCGACGGCTTCTCCCGCGAATACTTCGCCAAGGTCGACCAGCGCCTGAACGACGACTGGAAGCTCAACCTCAGCTACACCAACATCTACGACACCATCGAGACCAACAACGCCACCACCCTGGGCTCGGTGAACCCGGTGACCGGCACCGGCGTCACCCGCTACGGCACCTGGATCACCCAGTGGAGCGAGCAGAACCTCTGGGACGCCAACGTCTCGGGCAACTTCAGCCTGTTCGGCCTGAACCACCAGCTCACCGTCGGCGGCGACTACCAGGACATCGATAGCCGCTGGCAAGGCACCCCCCGCTTTGCCAGCGCCGGCGGCGCGGTGGACGTGTTCGACCCGAACTCCACGCCCTGGACCGACCCCGGCGTGCGCCCGGACATTACCCGCGACTACAGCCCCAACAGCCAGACCCAGTACGGCCTCTACTCCAGCCTGCGCCTGCAGCTGGCCGAGCCGCTGCACCTGATCCTCGGCGCGCGGGTGCAGCGCTACAAGTTCGACCAGACGTATCAGAGCCTGGCCAATGGCACCTGGAACGTGCAGTCGCGCGTCGACATGCGCGAGCCGACCAAGACCACCCCGTTCGGCGGCATCGTCTACGACCTCACCGATGAATGGGCCGCCTACGCCAGCTACGCGGAAATCTTCAAGCCGCAGCAGAACTACATGGCCGGCCCCCTGGGCAGCGGCAGCACCCTCGACCCCATGACCGGCAAGACCTACGAAACCGGTCTGAAGGGCGAGCTGTTCGGCGGCGCAGTGAATACCAGCGTGGCGCTCTACTACACCAAGCGCGAAGACCAGGCCGTGCTGGACCCGAACTACGACGCCACATCAGTGCTGTTCGGCGGCAACTGCTGCTACGTCAACGGCGGCGAAGTGACCAGCAAGGGCATCGACATGGAAATCTCCGGCGAGCTGCTGCCGGACTGGATGCTGATGGCCAGCTACACCCTGAACCTCAACAAGAACCGCACCGACGGTGGCGAGCTGAGCACCATCACACCCAAGCACATGGCCAAGCTGTTCAGCACCTACCGCCTGCCCGGCGACTGGTCGAAGTTCAGGGTCGGCGGTGGGGTCGATATCCAGAGCGCAACCAAGGTCAGTGGCACCGCCTCCACCTACGACAGCAACGGCAACGTGGTGCAGAGCAACGTACCGTTCGACTACCAGCAAAGCGGCTATGCGATCTGGAACGCCCTGGTGGACTACCAGGTGGACGAGCACTGGAATGTCGCGCTCAACGGCAACAACCTGTTCGACAAGAAGTACTACCAGACCGTCGGCACTTCCACCTACGGCAACGTCTACGGCGACCCACGCAACGTCATGCTGACAGTGCGCGCCACCTACTGA